A genome region from Petrotoga sibirica DSM 13575 includes the following:
- a CDS encoding ABC transporter ATP-binding protein, which translates to MGLCTRRLIRYGIKNYKKYMIFMFLLGIATLVLAALRPFFIQYLIDDIISFQRINILPFFLIFLIGVVALERVFNYFFNTYHRKVNFFTIKNEQINLYNKIQNSKFVDYSKMDSGDIMSRLLSDIDETSYTMALVLPTMCLNFLNLVVISAILTYLNWQLFLIVLASLPFYWLIIRSSQTKLQNYSKIERKSFGKLTSSIKEKLDGQLIIKVFGKTKYFSNSFSKDAENWSMQATKAGIFQITILNIAFFISYVIPVIILGLGGLLVIRGNMSLGTLIAFYSFVPWIYEPIGIINENLVQLQRVEPLAERFFEILDMPEEEGDGIYLFPKDYNIEYKNVSFKYRDEIVLKNINLFFGKNEKVALVGTSGSGKSTMVSLLVRLYDPTNGKILLGNKNITDYKLQEIREKIKLVRGNEPLFNMTVKENIMLDDEITEEEFMKAVKKAKVDKFIGLLDEGYDTVVGERGSKLSDGQRQRVAIARALIREPKVLILDEATSGVDSQTEEEIFDELKEYKMTLIIISHRLSTIRKANKVILLKDGEIKGEGVHEELLKNAPIYKEIIESQLVV; encoded by the coding sequence ATGGGTTTGTGCACAAGAAGGTTGATAAGATATGGTATAAAAAATTATAAAAAGTACATGATTTTCATGTTTCTCTTGGGTATTGCTACTTTGGTATTAGCAGCTTTGAGACCTTTTTTCATTCAGTATTTAATCGACGATATAATATCTTTTCAAAGAATTAACATACTGCCTTTTTTCCTTATCTTTTTAATCGGTGTAGTAGCTTTAGAAAGAGTTTTCAATTATTTTTTCAATACTTATCATCGAAAAGTAAATTTTTTCACTATTAAAAACGAGCAGATAAACCTTTATAATAAAATTCAAAACTCAAAATTTGTTGATTATTCTAAGATGGATTCTGGGGATATAATGAGTAGGTTATTGTCTGATATTGATGAAACTTCTTATACAATGGCTCTTGTATTACCAACCATGTGTTTAAACTTTTTGAATTTAGTAGTTATTTCTGCTATACTGACTTATCTGAATTGGCAATTATTTTTGATAGTACTTGCTTCTTTACCTTTCTATTGGCTTATTATCAGAAGTTCGCAAACAAAGTTGCAGAATTATTCAAAAATAGAAAGAAAATCTTTTGGAAAATTAACTTCTTCTATAAAAGAAAAGTTAGATGGTCAATTAATTATTAAAGTATTTGGGAAAACAAAATACTTTTCAAATTCATTTTCCAAGGATGCGGAAAATTGGTCTATGCAGGCGACTAAAGCAGGGATATTTCAAATAACTATTTTAAATATAGCCTTTTTTATCAGTTATGTAATTCCTGTGATTATATTAGGATTGGGAGGATTACTTGTGATAAGAGGGAACATGTCTTTGGGAACTTTAATAGCTTTTTATTCTTTTGTGCCATGGATATACGAACCCATAGGGATCATAAATGAAAATTTGGTTCAACTACAACGGGTTGAACCTCTAGCTGAAAGATTCTTTGAAATCCTCGATATGCCAGAAGAGGAAGGTGATGGTATATATCTTTTCCCTAAGGATTACAACATCGAATACAAAAACGTTTCATTCAAATACAGAGACGAGATAGTTTTGAAAAACATAAATCTCTTCTTTGGCAAAAACGAAAAGGTAGCGTTGGTAGGAACAAGTGGATCTGGCAAAAGTACTATGGTGAGTCTTCTTGTGAGATTATATGATCCCACAAACGGTAAAATACTATTAGGGAATAAAAACATAACAGATTACAAATTACAAGAAATCAGAGAAAAGATAAAGTTAGTCAGAGGTAACGAACCCTTATTCAACATGACGGTCAAAGAAAACATAATGTTGGATGATGAAATCACTGAAGAAGAATTCATGAAGGCGGTAAAGAAAGCGAAGGTAGATAAATTCATAGGGCTTTTAGATGAAGGATACGATACTGTAGTAGGAGAAAGGGGAAGTAAGCTATCAGATGGGCAAAGGCAGAGAGTAGCGATAGCAAGAGCATTGATAAGGGAACCAAAGGTATTGATACTGGATGAAGCAACGTCAGGGGTAGATTCACAGACAGAAGAAGAAATATTCGATGAATTGAAAGAGTACAAGATGACTTTGATAATAATATCCCACAGATTGTCAACGATAAGAAAGGCTAACAAAGTGATACTGTTGAAAGATGGAGAGATAAAAGGAGAAGGAGTACATGAAGAGTTATTAAAAAATGCTCCCATTTACAAAGAAATAATAGAAAGTCAGTTGGTTGTATGA